ACGCCGGGGTCTCCCTCGGTGCGACCTCCTTCCTCAACGCCCCCGTCGACGACGTACGCCGTGAATTCGAGACCAACTTCTACGGACCGCTGCTGGTCACCCGTGCCTTCGTCCCGGTCATCGAGCGCAACGGCGGCGGGCACCTCCTCAACGTCCACTCCGTGCTCTCCTGGCTCGGCGTCGCCGGCTCCTACAGCGCCACCAAGGCCGCGCTGTGGTCCCAGACCAACTCCCTGCGGCTCGAACTGCGTCCACGCGGCATCGACGTCACGGGACTGCACGTCGGCTACATCGACACCGACATGGCCGCGAACGTCGACGCCCCCAAGTCCACCCCGGGGGACGTCGCCGCGCTGGCGCTGGACGGTGTCGAGTCCGGAGCCTACGAGGTACTGGCGGACGACCTCACCCGGAGCGTGAAGGCGGGACTCTCCGGAGACCTGGCGGGGCTGTATCCCCAGCTGACCGACTAGCCCACCCTTGCCCTCGTCCCCGTACGATCATGATCAGGTTGACGAGAGGTCCCGCCCGGTCCACGGACCGGAGCCGCGCTGCGCCGGGCGGGACCGCACGGACGAGGGGAACCGAACCATGGAGTACGTCAAGCTCGGCTCGAGTGGCCTGGAGGTCTCCCGGCTGGCGCTGGGCTGTATGAGCTACGGCGTTCCCGACCAGGGACCACACCCGTGGACCCTTGACGAGGACGCCGCACGTCCGCTCCTCCGCGAGGCTGTCGAGGCGGGGATCACGTTCTTCGACACCGCCAACAGCTACTCCGCCGGCACCAGTGAGGAGATCGTCGGCAGGGCGCTCGGTGAGCTGACCCGGCGCGAGGACGTAGTGATCGCCACCAAGGTGTTCTTCGCCGTGGAGGACGGCGCGGCGCGCAGCGAGCGCCCCAACCGGTCGGGGCTGTCCCGCAAGGCGATCATGACCGAGATCGACCACAGCCTGCGTCGCCTCGGCACGGACTACGTCGACCTTTACCAGATCCACCGCTTCGACCCGTACACCCCGGTCGAGGAGACGATGGAGGCGCTGCACGACGTGGTCAGGGCGGGCAAGGCCCGTTACATCGGGGCGAGTTCGATGTACGCCTGGCAATTCGCCAAGCTGCAGCACACCGCCGAGCTGCACGGCTGGACGAAGTTCGTCAGCATGCAGAACCACTACAACCTCCTCTATCGCGAGGAGGAGCGCGAGATGCTGCCGCTCTGCGCCGACCAGGGCGTGGGTGTGATCCCGTGGAGCCCGCTCGCCCGCGGCCGGCTCACCCGCGACTGGGACGCCGCCAGTGTCCGCAGCGAGACGGATGCCTTGGGCCGCACCCTGTACCAGCCGGACGACAGGCAGATCGTT
The genomic region above belongs to Streptomyces sp. CG1 and contains:
- a CDS encoding SDR family oxidoreductase, with translation MTSIKDSVVLVTGGSRGLGKALVEELYARGAAKVYATARDPRTVTHPDAVPLALEVSDPASVEAAGARAQDVTILVNNAGVSLGATSFLNAPVDDVRREFETNFYGPLLVTRAFVPVIERNGGGHLLNVHSVLSWLGVAGSYSATKAALWSQTNSLRLELRPRGIDVTGLHVGYIDTDMAANVDAPKSTPGDVAALALDGVESGAYEVLADDLTRSVKAGLSGDLAGLYPQLTD
- a CDS encoding aldo/keto reductase: MEYVKLGSSGLEVSRLALGCMSYGVPDQGPHPWTLDEDAARPLLREAVEAGITFFDTANSYSAGTSEEIVGRALGELTRREDVVIATKVFFAVEDGAARSERPNRSGLSRKAIMTEIDHSLRRLGTDYVDLYQIHRFDPYTPVEETMEALHDVVRAGKARYIGASSMYAWQFAKLQHTAELHGWTKFVSMQNHYNLLYREEEREMLPLCADQGVGVIPWSPLARGRLTRDWDAASVRSETDALGRTLYQPDDRQIVDAVAAIAERRGVPRAQVALAWVASRPGVTAPIVGATKPHHLPDALAALDLRLSDDEVRELEEPYTTRGISGH